Genomic segment of Coffea arabica cultivar ET-39 chromosome 1e, Coffea Arabica ET-39 HiFi, whole genome shotgun sequence:
AGTTCAAGTTTGGCCCAAGTAATTAAGTGAAAATGCTTGTTTCTTTATATCTTTGCATTTCATaatattatttgataaatattttttttattgtattaaATAAATACCGTTATTTTCTTTGTGTAtagagatttgtattgtattatGTAAGATATGATAATTTTAttcttatatataattatttatcTCATATAAAATAGAATTAGAATGTACATTTGATTCTAAAATCATTTATTACTAATGCTATAGGCCCTTATGGTAATGacagtattattttatttaataatcagTAACTATATATGATAATGTAGGtatttagtaaatttaatttgataattgtgtttttaatggtattttctatttttagtcaatttttcagattttgaaaaaaattttatacacTATAATGTGCGTATCACCCGATATTTAACCGATATGCCGCGACGGATGTGGAACAATCGAGACCGCGACGTGACCGCGACCCGCGACGGCGAACCATGGTCATGATATGCGACTAAACTAGCTGGAAAATGTGAAGAGCGCTGCACGTTTGTTCAATAACTACTTGTAAAACTGAAAGAATCTCCTATATGTTTTAGGTCATTTGTAATTCAAACAAGCTGAAGTCCTTTGAGACGTGATTGGACCATTGTCTCCTCGATTCTTGATTTACTGACTAGCAAATCATTGGCAAAGCTGCTGCAGCAAGTCTCCAATCTTAAATTACCTGAGACAACTTCATTTTAACACTAACACTTTTTAGTTGAAGTCTTCGTAGTAGATGTTGTCAAAGAATAAACAAGATTTGCTCATTCAGACTGATTGACGAATTTAATCCTTTAATATGCCCCAAGCTTGCATCAAAACTATGTTAGACAAGTTTGCCTTAATACAGTCGTACATTTCTCCTATGATGGAATGCTGATCTCATATTAAACTAAAGCACATTATATGGTTGATCAAATACAACTCAAGTCTTGACATTTAACTCATTATAATCTCGCCTTGGAATAGATTAAGAAGATATTAAATGCCTTTCACTTCCTTGTACCGGATCAAATCCTCAATATTCCACCTTCACTCCAAAAAGCCAACAGGATCAAGTTCTTGGTGAGGGATCAATTGTGATGTGACAACAGTCTTAATTAAAAACAGAACCAGGTGGTGGAAGTTTACATTGTTAGTTTGCAGATGACGGAAATGCTATAATCTGCTGGTCCTTGAAAGACTTCCCATGTCTTTGGCTTTCTGGCGGAGaacaaatttttgtatttttcctgTTGAAGTTTTTGGCAATTCCTCAAAAACAACAGTTCGTGGAGCCATATAATGTGGCAAATGATCACGGCAATACTTGATAATTTCATCTGCATTTGCATTACAATCATCCTTCAATTTGACAAATGCACAAGGTGTTTCACCCCAATAATCATCTGGTCTTCCAACAACTGCAGCTTCCAGAACTGCGGGATGGCTATAAATCACTGATTCCACCTCAATCGAGCTAATATTCTCCCCTCCTGAGATGATAATGTCTTTGGATCGATCTTTTAATTCTATGTATCCATCAGGGTGTCTCACCCCCACGTCCCCACTTCGAAACCATCCACCTTTAAAAGCATCAGCTGTTGCTTTACTATCCTTAAAGTATCCATTCATGATGGTGTTGCCTCTGAACATCACCTCACCCCTTGTTTTTGTGTCCGGTGGTACGCTTTGCATTGTTTCTGGATCTTTGATATCGAGTTCTTCCATGCCAAGGTGGTGCAACCCTTGACGAGCCTTGACCTTGGCCTTTGCATCAGGTGGTAGTGAATTCCACTCAGGTTTCCAAGTGCAAACTGTTCCAGGATCCTATGTTTCGGTCAAGCCATAGGAATGAGTAACATTGAATCCCAGCTCCTCCATCTTAAAAAGTACATGAGGAGGAGGGGGGCAGCGCCTGTCATCACTATCACTTTTCCTAGAAGCAGTCTCCGATCAACAGACGGTGCATTAATTATCATATTTAATACTGTAGGTGCACCACCCATGTGGCTCACTTGGTGCTTAGCTATGCACTCAAAAATCCCTTTTGCAGTTACATTTCTTAGACAAACATTTGTGCCGCCCTGTGCTGCAACGGCCCAAGTAAGGCACCAGCCATTGCAATGGAACATCAGAACAGTACACAAATAAACAGGCATGGATGGCATTTCGTTTAAAAGAGCAGCTGCCAGAGAATTGAGGTAGGCTCCTCTGTGACTGTAGACTAGAGGTGGCAATATGGATAAATGgttcataattggttttgacttaatggatggtggatgaaatttatccaatccatttagatccatttaataaatggatctaaatggatggatctaaatggattaaataaaaaccaattatccatttataatccatttaaatatttttgttacttttttttttgtattaccaTTTCTTGTAAATTCAAGCCACAAAATACCACGGATGTaaattcaagcaaaatgaaccttCATTTCACTAAAAAACTATctgaaattattattattattattattatatatatatgtatatatatattacatattacagAGTAGCCATATATTGCAAACTAGCCCAAACAATAGAAGTCCTGCATAGACCGTTTGTAGGGTATCTACAAAAATACCAACACTGGCTTTTATTCGTACTCACACAACACTTGCAATGTCTACTACTAAAGCCACGGATGACTTTTGAGCTCAACATCTAGTAATCAGGTGCATGGGTGTACCAAGCAGGCCATGTTCCCTTTGTCCTGACCTCTTCAAAGCCAATCGAAATCCCACGTACTGTGGAGTTTAgaagaagaaacaaaggaaTAATTAATTAGTTCAGCAGTAAACCCCAACATTCAGTTTCAGGGTTGGTTACCATTCACGGGAACGGCTTTTTCACACCCCAACAGCAATTTTAGGATGGCTCCTTTTTTAGTCATTTCCTTTCCCtctcttttatttggtttttaagtaaatggatatatatgatttttgtggataatccatataaatccatttaatttaatggttttactttgatcaaccatttaaaaccaatactataaatggataatccattatccatttaattatggattatatggatggataaatggatctcaatccaaattgccacTTCTACTGTAGACAACACCTTTGGGGCTTGATGTTGTACCTGAAGTGTAATTCAAAGCAATAGGATCCCACTCATCATGTGGCCTTATAACCTCAAAGTCTGGTCTTCCTGATGCCAAGAAAGATTCGTACTCTAAATTGTCATTATTGAAATACATGTCACTAACCCTGGAAGATGAGCTAGCTTGGTCAGGAATCACAACTAATTTAGGCGTCTTGCTGCTTGTCTTTAGTAGAATTCCTAATGCCCCTTCTGCAATATGAAGTAACTGATAATCAACAAAAATGGCTTTTGCACCTGAGTGTTTTAGCAATGTCGACACCATTGCTGAATCATGACGTATATTGagaggggaaaaaattccccccgcccccgccccatcccctgCCCCGCCACCtgcaaaaaaaaagtatatatatataaataaatatatataatatgtaatttaattagttataaacttatgataatgatattattagttagatatattatataatatatattaatgtatgcaatataattgatattatcagttatatgaataattagacatgtctactaatataatttattaattagttatactaaatttactaatacatttatactaaatttctaattacacttaatagaataacacttttttctcgaaaaaaagcacaaacacaataatgaattagtgattgtatttgtacaaaaagtgaaaacttgactattttagttgtatttatttcatcatgttggattgtattcaaataacttttgtttgattgtttttatgagtttcaattgtaaaattacaatgaataataacttgatgatgtattgatattttagtatttgataatttattaaaatttaactataataaaattttattaaccccgcgacgacaattttattaaccccgcagGTGGAAGCGGGGCGAGTGGgaggcgggggatggggcgggggtcgGGGGGAATTAATAGGCAACGGGGCAAGGggtgggggagggggaggggtcccccgctcCAActccgccccgttgccatccctagacACACCACATCAGGTGGTTTAGACAAGAGAACACAGTCTTCTGTTGCATATGCACGCAAACTGTTTGACTTGTAATCCATGAAATACAGGGAAAtctaagaaaggaaagaaaagttttAAGGTTCTGAGGTAGTTCATGTTTTCAGCTACACTTGACGAGTTCTAGTGTGCTCTGTGTATAACTTGACAATATTTTAGGGAGAAATGTGGAGGAGTCCATTCAATAGGCCATGGACAAGTTGAATTCAAAGTTTCAAGCTTTTCATAAAGCTCAAGCCCTCAGGTCTAGCTAATTCAGTGTACCTATATCTTAGGAAACTCAACCTTACTTTCAAATTTAAGCATGTGACAAGACTTGATTTAGAAGATCTTCTAGGCACTCAATGTTCTATAACAAAACGTTTACTTTTAGCCTCATCACAAACCAGCAGAAATATTTTCAGCCAGCAGAAGTATTACTTCCAGCTCATCAAGTCCTCTATCAGAAGTATCATTAACCAGCAGATGGAATTTCTGGTATACTTATCAAGAAAGGAACCTCATCATTGTACCATAACTGAACAGCAAGACATAGCTAGACTGCAGGATTCAAAGAACTTTGCCAAAACATTCCAATGGTTAAAGCACACAGATATTAGCACCAGAGATGCTTGAAGCTACATTCAAACTTGAAAAAGCACCTGAAGTTCAGATATCAAGATTAGACCTATTCAAATACAAAAGGTCAACATTTTTGTAGCGTACTTGCTAGGAAAGTAGTGTTCGACAAACTCTGTCGTAAATGGCTGCTgagaaaccaaaattgaccctCAAATGCACAATTCCATAAGTTAGCAATTTCATAGTGATATCTTTACTATAATGCTCCAGACACTCAAAAGCTTCTTGATAGGTTAGCATGTCTTTTACAGGTTTCAAGTAATCTGGTTCCATTAGGTGCCAAATTCCCCTTCCCCCACCATATCCATGcgacctttctttttttttttttaacaaaataaaaaagaaaaaggttgaaAGAATTTAGAGTTGGGTAACAGCAATAAATTGCATAATTAAACCTCCGACTACTACAAAGTCACTGAATTGAGGCATGAAAATGACccaccaaaaaaatatatataagggGCAGTTGGTCCCTTGTGGGCTCATTGAAATGGAATCAATCTATAGTAATGATGTCAATGCATGTCTATTCAACAACCCGTGCAATGATTGATAGAGACAAAAAATACCCAGATGATATCATTCCAAACAAAGGCAGAAATCATTTTTAACATTCCAACTAGCTCCCAACAACCAAGTAATCAGaagaaaattacaatccaaaaaaaaaaagattcaatcGTGATAATTAACCAACAACAGAACAAATTGAAGGACTTTTAATTACAGAACAAATTGAAGcatagaaattaaagaaaacaaaacgaaCTGGACAAGAAGAAAATGCAGGTAAATTGTGAATAACAAAGAAAGCCCAGAAAATTCAAGGATTAAATGGGAACTTACAACATCATGACGGGAGATTCCGAGGGAGTGAAGAGCAGAAGCGAGTCTGGCGCACCTGCCACGAGTTTCTGCCCAAGTGAACTTTAAATCGCCATACACTACTGAAATCCTGTCTCTGTATACAATTGCCGAACGCTCCAAGAAACTTATGGGCGTCAGAGGTACATAATTTGCTGAGCATTTGACAGTACCCTCCATTGATGATTCTATCCTTTTAtctgaaaatccaaaagagcGCTTCTACTATCAACAGGAAAGTAGATAAGAGAGGTTGTTTTCCTGTTGAAACTTGGGCGATGGATTGTGCAGTATCGTTGAAGTATGCTACAAATAAATGGACCCTTCCTTGCGTGGGGTGTGAATTTACCGAATGAGGCCTTTGTTGACTCAGCTGCAAATTGAAGGTTGGCTATATGCTGCAGATGTGACAACTTGTCGGCAACAAGGTGTGGCTACGAATTGTTGGCAACTTCCAGGAAGTCTCCTCTTTAGAGTGTAGCTTTGCAAAAAGTGGAAAAATTTGGAAGCGCAAAAAGTTGTGTGGAAAAATTTCATTCCCGCAAGTTTTAGCCTCCTTGCTGCCCTTAGTTGCCAAAGTTGAACCATATCCTTCCTTGTCTCATCGCAGAAAGCATCCCCCCATCACCATTGCAGAACACTTTCATCCTAATTCCAATCCCAAGCGAGAAAAAATGGCTGATACTGCTGTTAGTGCTACTATTCAGGTTGCATTGCAGTCGGTTGTTTCCCTTGCCGCTGATCATGTTAATCTGGTTCGTGAATTCCCAACGGAGCTGGAGAGACTCAACAAATCTGCTGAAATGATTCGAGGCTTCTTGGCTGGTGCCGACGAGCAAATGCATAGCTCAGACGTGAAAATTTGGCTCAAGCAGCTGGAAGAAGAGGTTTTCAAAGCTGACAATGTGCTGGACGAGCTCAACTGTGAAAATCTTCGTCGGAAGGTGAAGTATCGAAATCAACTCACGAAAAAGAAGGTATTCTTCTGCTTTTCATTCTTTAATAAAATTGGTTTTCGTTGGAGGTTGGGTTCAATGATCAGGGAGATCAACACGAACCTTCAAAGGATCCATCGGGATGCAGAAGGTTTGGGACTGGCCTACAAGCACCAAGTTGAAGATGCATTCCCTACTATTGCTTCTGGAGCCACAACAAGCCGACAGACCGACTCTACTATCGTTCGAGGAGATGTCCTAGGAAGAGACGAGGATGAATCAGAAATAGTTAAGAAGTTGTTGACCGAATCTGAAAGTGTTATTTCAGTTATTCCCATAACTGGCATGGGTGGATTAGGCAAAACAACTCTAGCTAAAGCCGTttacaaaaatgaacaaattgttggacattttgacaaaaaaatttggGTTTGTGTGGCTGAAGAAGTAGATAAAATCGAGAAGGTCTTCAAAATGATTCTTGAATCGTTAACAGGAGGAAAGGTTGAAGGGGATCGTAGGGAGGTTATAGTTCAAAAAATTCTAGAAATAGGTTGGAGGCATTTATAGaccaaatttggaagcaatttaTTATTGCTGGGAGGCAATTGAAAATCTACCAGCATCCCTTGTGGTGCTAAACTGTCATTCTATTCTCTGCGAATGGTTTGCAATCACTTCTCATGCTCGGTCTGACTAAGTGATATTGCTGCCTGTGTGGCGACACAAATTTTGGGCAGACTCGGGTGGACCAAATAGCACAACAGCTGAGACTTGGAAAGTTGGAGACTGAGGAAAACCAAGATTTATCGTCACCATTTCAAACTGAGGAGCACAAATTTTCAGATCGTCAGCTTGAAGCTCAGGTAAACTTTGAAGTACACTATCTGACCTGGGTAGCTTGGGTTGCACTTACACCATTATATTTCTCTGTAGGAATTGGAGCTATTGGAGCTTGAAAGGCGCGATGCTACTGGTACCATCAACATGAATCTTTTAGATAATTCTTCCTGTATCTGtattatgtgtgtgtgtgtgtatatatatatttactgtATTCTTGATGGTTTTTAGGTGAAATACTGAAGTTAAATCCGAGCTACAAGGTTCCTGCTGATTATAAACCTGTGCTGAAAGAGGCAAAAGTTCCGATCCCTGTAAGTCAGTAGAGTTTACTGATGTGATGGTTTTAGCACTTTGTTGCCTGTTTATGCATTATAACTAGAACACAATCTGGCTTTCtagggaaagaaaaagagaaataaGAAATAAAGATTGAAAATAGCCTTTCTCTGAATTGCGGCTATATTTGAATGTTTCAATTATTCACTGGAAACATTTGAGGTAGCAGGCAAGGAGTTAAAATTAGTAGTTGTCATGCTAGAATATAGTTGGCCTCCATATCATCTATAACTATTGCCAGGTTGATCACAATTTAATTTTGTCAGATTGGGCATTGTGGTATGAAATAGAGAATAGAAGTCTGAATCACAAAAGTGATTCTGAAGCATTAAAGTAGTGCACATCAAAGTCTTATTGTGTGATGAAAACATAATTGAAGCAATTCAAACTGGAGGTGATTTGAGGACAATAGGACCCTGGAAATATGGCTTTGTATTATGGTAATATGTTATATGTTTATTAGCTTAATtttctatctatctatctatctatgtTTATTCTTTGAGGTGGATGCTTCCCCTTCTGCCCCCTCGTTCCCTCTAATTGTGAGTGGATGGGACATTTTGGCTGGGgctgtattaatataattatgcTTAATCTGCTCATCTCATTCCATTAGGCTACAGACTTAGTTTATCTTTCGGAGATGGGATGCATTTCACAGTAACTGTCCTTTTGCTTCGATATCTTGGTCTCATCGAGTCATGTACTGCTACTGATTTCTTCTTGTGGTCTAATTGATGGTAAGTGGATGCTGAAAGAACAAAAAATGTGGAGAGCTAGCCTTTATGGAGTTCAGAATTTCTAAGAAGAGTATGGCTTGTCTACATTTTGGCATATAGTTGGTGAAGATAACAGCAAACTTACCATATTTGCATGATTGCAAGattggaaattgtaaaaaaaaaaaaaggaaataaacagAACTctgctttttttattttcccacaCTCAGAATATGCTTATAAGGTAGACATTTATAGGGTAACCCTATCACAATTCTGCCACAACTTAAGGTAATAGAACCATGATTTTAGGGATTACGTAATCAACTCATAGCCTATCTTTTATTTTAGTTAATCTATTCAAACTTGATTGATCTTAAGCAATAAAATCCCATAATCATGGGAGATAATATCTTcgacactccccctcaagttaGTGCGTATATATTTATCATGCCCAACT
This window contains:
- the LOC140008227 gene encoding disease resistance protein RGA2-like, translating into MADTAVSATIQVALQSVVSLAADHVNLVREFPTELERLNKSAEMIRGFLAGADEQMHSSDVKIWLKQLEEEVFKADNVLDELNCENLRRKVKYRNQLTKKKVFFCFSFFNKIGFRWRLGSMIREINTNLQRIHRDAEGLGLAYKHQVEDAFPTIASGATTSRQTDSTIVRGDVLGRDEDESEIVKKLLTESESVISVIPITGMGGLGKTTLAKAVYKNEQIVGHFDKKIWVCVAEEVDKIEKVFKMILESLTGGKVEGDRREVIVQKILEIGWRHL